GTCCCCCGCCTCGTCGTGCGCACGACCTGGTTGCCCGACGGGCTGCCGGACGACCTCACGGCCCTGACCGACCTCCTGCCCGACGCCCGGCCGCTCGCCTGGGTGCGCCGCGGTGACGGCATCGTCGGGTGGGGCGAGGCCCTACGCCTCGAGGCGTGGGGTCCGGGCCGCTTCGCGGACGCCGAGGCGGCGTGGCGGGAGGTCCTGGGCGCGGCCGTCGTGCACGACGACGTGTCGCTGCCCGGCAGCGGGCTCGTCGCGTTCGGGTCGTTCGCGTTCGACGACACGTCCGGGACCACGGGAGACGCCCGACCGGGCGGGACGATCGTGGTGCCGCGCGTCGTCGTCGGGCGTCGGGGTGGCCCCCACGGCACCGCGTGGGTCACCAGCATCGCGGAGGGCGACACCCTGCCCGACGACGTCGCGTCGGCCCTCGACCCGGCGCACCGCACCCCCGTGGCCGGGCCGGGCCGGGTGACCACGGTCGACGGCTCGCTCAGCGCCGACGACTGGACCGCGGTCGTGGCCGAGGGCGTGGAGCGGATCCGACGCGGCGACCTCGAGAAGGTCGTGCTCGCGCGCGACGTGGTCGCGACGGCAGAGCGCCCCGTGGACCCCCGGTGGATGCTCGGACGCCTCGCGGTGGCCTACGACGCGTGCTGGACGTTCTCGGTCGACGGCATGGTCGGCGCCACCCCCGAGCTGCTCGTGCGCAGCGAGAAGGGGCTCGTGACCTCGCGCGTGCTGGCCGGGACGATCCGCCGGTCGGGCGGCGCCGAGGCCGACGACGACTCGCTGCTGCGCGCCGCGCACCTGGCCCGCTCGTCGAAGGACCTCGAGGAGCACGAGTACGCGGTCGCGTCGGTCGCCGACGCGCTCGCCCCCTTCTGCTCGTCCATGAACGTCCCCGACGCACCGTTCGTGCTGCACCTGCCCAACGTGCTGCACCTGGCCTCCGACGTCACCGGTGTGCTCGCCACGGGCACACCCGACGCCCCGGCCCCCACGAGCCTGGCCCTCGCGGCCGCGCTGCACCCCTCGGCCGCGGTGTGCGGGACGCCGACGCTCGCGGCCCGCGACCTGATCCGGGAGATCGAGGGCATGGACCGGGCCCGCTACGCCGCGCCCGTGGGGTGGTTCGGCGCGGACGGCGACGGCGAGTGGGGCATCGCGCTGCGCTCGGCCGAGCTGTCCTCCCGGGACCCGCACCACGTGCGCCTCTTCGCGGGCTGCGGCATCGTGGCGGCCTCGGACCCGACGGCCGAGCTCGCGGAGTCCGAGGCCAAGCTCGAACCCATGCGGTTCGCGCTCGGGGAGTGAGACGGGCGTCCGCAGGGTGGACGCGTGACCACCCTGGGAATGGCGCCAGGACGCCGGACTCCACCGGTGGTTTCGTGAAGTACGCGACGAATGGACCGTTCGACGGACACCTCCAGGAAGTGTTCGGTTCCGCCTGTTAAGTTCACCCGGTGACCGATGCGACGACGATGACTCTGGCCCCCACGCAAAGCGACGTCACCGTACGTCGCGCCACGACCGCAGACCGCGAGGACCTCTGGCTCCTCGTCGTCCGCCTCCAGCCGGACGCACCGGACCGGGCCACCCACGACCGCGTCGTCGGGCCGCTCCTGCGGGCCCTCGACACCCTGCTCCTGGTCGCCGAGGACGGCTCCGGGGTCGTCGGCTACCTCCTGGCCAGCCAGCGCCTGACCTTCACGGCCAACGGAGCGGTCGTCGAGATCGACGAGATCGCGGTGGACCCCGCTGCGGACCCCGAGACCGTCGCGACCCACCTCGTCGCGGCCGTCGAGGCCTGGGGCCAGGAGTTCCGCGCGACGCGGGTCACGCTCGCCGACGTCCTGCCCCGCGAGGTCGCCGACGGCCTCGGGTACACGACGACCGAGGTCCGCTCGACCAAGACCCTGGCGCTGCTCGACACCGACCCCGTCCTCACCTCGCCGTGGGACGGGCCGGCCGTGCCCGCCCAGCCGACGCCCGACGACGAGGCGCTCCCGGTCCGCGACCAGTAGGCCCGGCCCCACGCACGACGATGCCCCGGCCCGTACGGCGAACCGTACGGACCGGGGCATCCGTGCCGAGGGGCACCTGCAGGGGAACAGGGCCTCACCTCGGTGGTCCCGCCGGTCGACAAGGGGGAACGCGGACCTGCGGGACGGACAAGGACCGCAGTGGCGTCGGCCGACGGCGGGCACAGGGGGAGGTCCCCACCGTCACCGCCGACGCCACCGGGTCCGGCTCGTGCTGCCTCAGCCCTGACCGTTGAACCAGTCGAAGGGGTTGGGCAGGTTGTTGGGGTTCGTCTGGTCGGGCTGGCCCTGACCGGAGCCGTCCTGGCCGCTGCCCGGCGCCTGCTGGCCGGACCCACCCTGGTCGGAGCCCGAGCCCTGCTGGCCCGAGCCGCTCTGGCCGTCCGTGCTCGTGTCGGTCGGCTTGGCGGCGAGCGTCACGTCGACCTCGACCGTCTTGCCGTCGCGGACCACCGTGACCTTGGCGACGTCACCGGTCGCACGCTCGCGCACGAACCCGGTCAGCGACTCGGCACCGCTCACGGGGTTGCCGTCGATCGCGACGATCACGTCACCGGTCTTGATGCCCGCCTCGGCGGCCGGGGAGCCGTCCTGGACGCTCTTGACCTCGGCACCGCGACGCGTGACGCCGTCGGCCGTGGCCGTCGCGTCCGTCATGCTCACGCCCAGGAAGGCGTGCTCGGCCGTGCCGTTCTCGATGAGCTGCCCGCTGATGTTCTTGGCGAGGTTCACCGGGATGGCGAAGCCCAGGCCGATCGAGCCGGACTGGTTCGACGTGGTCGCGATCGACGAGGTGATGCCGATGACCTCGCCCTGCGCGTTGAACAGCGGACCGCCCGAGTTGCCCGGGTTGATCGCGGCGTCGATCTGGATCGCGTTCGTGACCACGGTGCTGCCGCCGTCGGAGCCCGACGCCGCGACCGGGCGGTCGAGCGCGGACACGATGCCGGTCGTGGCCGTGTTGGCCAGCCCGAGCGGGTTGCCCACCGCCAGGACGGACTCGCCGACCGTGACGTCGTCGGAGTCGCCGAACGTCGCGGGCGTGAGGTTGCTCGGCGGGTCGACCAGCTCGACGACCGCGAGGTCCGTCGTCGGGTCCAGCCCGACGATCTTCGCCTGGTACAGGCGCCCGTCGCTCAGGGTGACCTGGACGGTGTCGTCCTGGGCGCCCTCGACGACGTGGTTGTTCGTCAGGACGTGCCCCTCGGTGTCGATCACGACGCCCGACCCCTCGGCTCCACCCTCGGCCGTGGTGACCTGGATCGAGACGACCGACGGCGCGACCGCGCTCGTCACGGCCTGCCAGTCCGGGTTCTCGGACGTCGAGTCGGCGACGGGGACCGTCGAGTTCTCCGTGGTCTCACCGACCGACGCCAGCGAGCTGGGCGTCGAGCCGTTGCCGTCGAGGAGCCCGAGGACCCCTGCGGTGCCGGCGCTCGCGAGGATCGCGGCCGCGGCGGCCGCGCCGACCACGGGGATCCAGGTCTTGCTGCGCGTGGTCGCGACCGGAGCCTGCTCGGGGCCGTGCGGTGCGGGCGGCATGCCGGCCGCGGAGTACGGGGTGCTCGTCGGGGCGCCGTGCTGCCCCTGCGCGGCGTACGGGGCGTGCGCGGCGTACGGCGGCTGCGCGGCGTAGGGCGCGTGCTGCGCCGGCGGCGCGGGCACGGGGGCCGCGTGCGGGGCCGCGAAGTGCTGCTGCGCGGGGGCCTGCGGGGCCGCCGGGGTGGTCGGGCCCGTCGGGGTGACGGGGAGCTGCTGCGTGGGCTGCGCCTCGATGCGCTGGGTGTCGCCGTCGCGGGGAGCCTGGTGCTCGGGGACCTGCGGGGTGTTCTCGGTCATGGGGTGTTCCCTCCTCGTTCGTTCTGAGGACTACTTCACACCCCGGCGCTGGAACGTCGCTTGAACGATCCTGTGAGTTCGCTGCGAGTTCGACAGGACTCCTGGGAGACCTCTCAGGCGCCGTGCCCCGCGCCCCCGGGACCGTCGAGGTCGTCGAGGTCGCGCGGCAGAGCACGCCGGATCGCCTCCGAGACGTCGGCCGCGAGCGCCGCGCCGTCTGCCCTGCGTCCCGCCCGCGCGACGCGCACCTCGACGACCTCGACCCCGTGGGGCGGGCGCGCGAGCACGGACCTCAGGGCCGGGACGTCCGCGACGACCCGGTGCCGCACGCCGTACCCCGCGCAGAGGGCGGCGAGGTCGGCGCCGTGCGGGGTCGAGAACACGCGCTCGAATGCGCTCGCGGTCGCGGGGGCCTCCTCGGCGAGCGCCCCGTACTCGAGCGTCGCGAAGATCGACCCGCCGTCGTCGTTGACCACGACGACCTGGAGGTCGGCCGCCGGCTCGTGCGGGCCGCGCAGGAGCCCGCCCACGTCGTGCAGGAACGTGAGGTCGCCGACCAGGGCGCGGGTGCGCCGACCGGCGCGCGCCGCCGCGAGCGCGACGCCCGTCGCGGTCGAGAGCATCCCGTCGATGCCCGCGAGGCCGCGGTTGGCGAGCACGAGCGGGGAGACGGCCCAGTCGACCACGAGGTCGAGGTCCCGCACCGGGTTGCTCGACCCGACCACGAGCACGTCCTCGGGTCCCGACGCCTCGGCGACCGCCGCAGCGACGGCGAGGGGCGTCGTCGGGCCGGGAGCGGACACGCGCTCGGCGACGACCTTGCGGGCCGCCTCCCCCGCTCCGCGCCAGGCGTCGAGCCATGCCCGGTCGCCCGTGGGTCCCGACCACCAACCGGCCGGGACGCCCGGCAGGATCGCGTGCGCCGAGCGGGCCGCGTCGGGCCAGGGCCCTCCCCCGGGCGCGACGACGAGCACCTCGACGTCGTCGCGGGCGAGGAGCTGCTGGACCGGGCGCGAGAGCGTGGGCCGGCCCATGACCACGACGCGCTCGACCCGGTGACCGAGAGCACCCAGCACGAGCCGGTGCGCGGCGACCGCGTGGCTGCCCGCGGCGGCCCCGGACGAGGCCTCGGCGAGCAGGGGCCAGCCCCGGCTCTCGGCGAGCCGTCGCGCGTCCGGACCCGCGCCGTCACCCGCGACGAGCACGGTCGCGCGGGTCGAGTCGAGCGGCCACG
This region of Oerskovia jenensis genomic DNA includes:
- a CDS encoding isochorismate synthase, whose amino-acid sequence is MTEHSHLPAGPDDLGAPPAGSPRTASTGSPAVPRLVVRTTWLPDGLPDDLTALTDLLPDARPLAWVRRGDGIVGWGEALRLEAWGPGRFADAEAAWREVLGAAVVHDDVSLPGSGLVAFGSFAFDDTSGTTGDARPGGTIVVPRVVVGRRGGPHGTAWVTSIAEGDTLPDDVASALDPAHRTPVAGPGRVTTVDGSLSADDWTAVVAEGVERIRRGDLEKVVLARDVVATAERPVDPRWMLGRLAVAYDACWTFSVDGMVGATPELLVRSEKGLVTSRVLAGTIRRSGGAEADDDSLLRAAHLARSSKDLEEHEYAVASVADALAPFCSSMNVPDAPFVLHLPNVLHLASDVTGVLATGTPDAPAPTSLALAAALHPSAAVCGTPTLAARDLIREIEGMDRARYAAPVGWFGADGDGEWGIALRSAELSSRDPHHVRLFAGCGIVAASDPTAELAESEAKLEPMRFALGE
- a CDS encoding GNAT family N-acetyltransferase, producing the protein MTLAPTQSDVTVRRATTADREDLWLLVVRLQPDAPDRATHDRVVGPLLRALDTLLLVAEDGSGVVGYLLASQRLTFTANGAVVEIDEIAVDPAADPETVATHLVAAVEAWGQEFRATRVTLADVLPREVADGLGYTTTEVRSTKTLALLDTDPVLTSPWDGPAVPAQPTPDDEALPVRDQ
- a CDS encoding S1C family serine protease, whose product is MTENTPQVPEHQAPRDGDTQRIEAQPTQQLPVTPTGPTTPAAPQAPAQQHFAAPHAAPVPAPPAQHAPYAAQPPYAAHAPYAAQGQHGAPTSTPYSAAGMPPAPHGPEQAPVATTRSKTWIPVVGAAAAAAILASAGTAGVLGLLDGNGSTPSSLASVGETTENSTVPVADSTSENPDWQAVTSAVAPSVVSIQVTTAEGGAEGSGVVIDTEGHVLTNNHVVEGAQDDTVQVTLSDGRLYQAKIVGLDPTTDLAVVELVDPPSNLTPATFGDSDDVTVGESVLAVGNPLGLANTATTGIVSALDRPVAASGSDGGSTVVTNAIQIDAAINPGNSGGPLFNAQGEVIGITSSIATTSNQSGSIGLGFAIPVNLAKNISGQLIENGTAEHAFLGVSMTDATATADGVTRRGAEVKSVQDGSPAAEAGIKTGDVIVAIDGNPVSGAESLTGFVRERATGDVAKVTVVRDGKTVEVDVTLAAKPTDTSTDGQSGSGQQGSGSDQGGSGQQAPGSGQDGSGQGQPDQTNPNNLPNPFDWFNGQG
- the menD gene encoding 2-succinyl-5-enolpyruvyl-6-hydroxy-3-cyclohexene-1-carboxylic-acid synthase; its protein translation is MSGGMSAAAQAGSLVLPPAVAAAQEIVAGLVADGVTDVVLSPGSRSAALAYALAAADEAGLLVLHVRIDERAAAFLALGLSRGSQTVDGAGGPRPVAVVTTSGTAAANLHPAVLEAHHAGVPLVLLTADRPHELRGTGANQTTDQVGLYGSAVRQAADVPAPDGRPGELRDLRAVLVRALAGARGTRSRHPGPVHLNVAFREPLVPPASLGALPADAHEPPASPDRTLVAGVRDEVGPWPLDSTRATVLVAGDGAGPDARRLAESRGWPLLAEASSGAAAGSHAVAAHRLVLGALGHRVERVVVMGRPTLSRPVQQLLARDDVEVLVVAPGGGPWPDAARSAHAILPGVPAGWWSGPTGDRAWLDAWRGAGEAARKVVAERVSAPGPTTPLAVAAAVAEASGPEDVLVVGSSNPVRDLDLVVDWAVSPLVLANRGLAGIDGMLSTATGVALAAARAGRRTRALVGDLTFLHDVGGLLRGPHEPAADLQVVVVNDDGGSIFATLEYGALAEEAPATASAFERVFSTPHGADLAALCAGYGVRHRVVADVPALRSVLARPPHGVEVVEVRVARAGRRADGAALAADVSEAIRRALPRDLDDLDGPGGAGHGA